TCTGATAATATTTTGCCTGCGGCTAACTGCTTGGTAAGAGTGATTGCCTGCTCTGGCGTAATCCCAACTTTTCCCATGACTATCAAGATTTCTAAGACTGTGCGCGATAATCCTGATAGAGATGTGAAAATATGGCGAATCAAGTATTTGTCTGTGGCAGAATTGGGCAATTGACTAACTAATTCTGCTAGCGTCCATCCTTCTGTCACCATCGTGGCGATCGCTATACGTAAATAGGTGGGATTACGCTGGCAAAGTTCACATAAAGATTTGGCAGCAGGGATTTCTGCTGTAGTCAGGGGACGTTGCAATTCACTTTCAACTACAGTTAAGGCATCTGCTAAGGGTAAACAACTATAGTTTAAGGTTTTTCTGGTTGTTCCTATTTTGCCTATTTTGCCAGTGGAGACTAGGATAAATTTACATTGACTAATAACAGCTATTAATTCTGAGATTTCCCATTCCCCTATTTCCTGTTTGTCAAGAATGATTAATGCTTGTTTGCCTTGAATTTTGGGGAAAATTTCTTTATCTGTTGCTTTATAGGGAATATCTAAAGTATAAAAAGATTCTAGCAAGACCTGAAGCATATCGCTGACACTACCTAGCCCTGGGGGTAAGGCAATAATTCCATCAGGGAATGCTCTCATAAATATTGATTCTTGTAATAAATAATACTGTAGTATGCGTTTACTCAAACTAAATGGAGTAATAATTTCCACTATTTTGTCTGTTGTTAAAGTAGCTACAGCTTGTTGAATAATTTCCGCATAATTAACTAGGTTGTTTTCCTGGGGTGGAGTCAGTGGTGCAGTGGAGTGGGATGGATTGCTAGCTAATTCATCAGGTGATAAAGCTACGCTTCGCTGACGCGATCGCCAATTAATTACTTGATTCGTAGTAGCTAAATTTACTCTTGCTCCATGACTAGGGGTGAATTCTATGGCATAGTTGCCAACATGAACGTGATTTTTCATATAGTCATTAGGTATAGATAGATTTTCCAGGCAATGGTGTTAATACTTGCCCTGATATTAGTATTCTTACTTCTTTAAACAAAAAACGGGTGATATGCATATCACCCGTTTTATTTACTCTATGCTACAGAAAAATTTACGCATTGAGGATGAATTTACACAACTTTTACAGAATAGACTCCTCACAACTGGGAAATTTACTGATTTTGCCTAGCTACACCCCTTTGCAATTCCTAATCAAACCGAAGTTGTCCTCTGGAATCTCTATTGTCCATCCAGACTAATTTTGACAACAGGGTTTTTGGTATTTTCTGCTTTGGGTAGAACTAATTGCAAAATACCATTTTTGAATTCCGCTTCCACCTTGTCGTTGACAATGGGAACGGGTAAAGGAATTGTTCTTTGAAATTTACCATAACGGAATTCCGAGCGAAAATAACCCCGTTCTTCGGTTTTGTTTTCATAATGAGTTTCGCCAGAAATAGAAACTGCATCTTTCGCAACTTGAATATCTAAATCTTTGGCTTCAACTCCAGGAATTTCTGCACGCAAAACGATATTTTCTGGGTTATCTGCTAACTCAATGGCGGGAGTCCAATTTGAGGTTAAATCTCGACTTATACTGGTGAAATCTCCAAGGATTCTATCCATTTGCCGTCTGAGATTTTCCATTTCATGGAATGGTTGCCAATGTACTAATGTCATAACCTGTAAACCTCCTAGAAAACAGTAATCCTACTGAATCGAGAGATTAATCTAGTTTGCTTGTCTGGCTAACTGGGCAGGAATTTATGATATCTGCCTTTGTTTTCATCATCTCTCCGAGAATATAATTGGTGAGTTGGGTTAACCCTACTAATAAAAGTAGTAGTTACCAGACATATTTGGGGTAGAGAAAAGGAATACATCTCCTATGAATAGCTATTAGCTGATAGCTGAATATCGAGAAAATATCATTTTTTGAGCATTTTTTGTAATTGTTTCAAAGTTTGATAGATTTCTGGTAAGCGGTTCAAGATTGCTGAGATTTTCAGATAGTCTTTATGGGGGATAGCAGGAGTTCCAGAGACAATTTCCCCTGGAGCTACATTATTATGTACACCAGCTTTCGCAGAGGCGATCGCCCCATCACCGATTTTCACTTGATTGGCAATTCCTGACTGTCCTGCTAATATAACTCGCTTACCAATTTTGACTCCTCCTGCCATCCCTGATTGTCCTGCCAATGCACAACCTGAACCAATTTGACAACCGTGTCCAATCTGTACCAAATTATCAATAATTGTATTTTTGCCGACTCTGGTTTCCCCCACGGCTGGACGATCAATGGCACTATTACAGCCAACAACAACTCCATCTTCTAGAACCGTATAGCCAGACTGTTGCATTTTCAACCAGCCGGTGGCGGTAGGAACAAAGCCAAAACCTTCTGCACCAATCACCGCACCGCTATGTATTTCACAGTCAGCACCAATACGGCTACGTTCATGGATGGTACAGTTAGCATGAAGAATTGTGCGATCGCCAATTGTCACTTCTGGGTAAACCACAACATTGGGATGAATACAAACTCCATCCCCAATTACTACTCCCTGCTGAATGACGACATGGGCACCTATATAAACATGATTACCGATGTTCGCACTCGGATGAATTACTGCCGTCGGATGAATTTCTGGTGTCGGTTGCCAAGGTTGATAGAAACAAGCAAGAATCTGGGCAAATAATAATTTGGGATCCCTAGTTGCAATCCAAGCAATACCACGGGAAGTTGCTTGTTCCTGCATCGCAGCATCTTGAGGGAGAATTAATGCACTGGCAGCAGTTGTGGCAATAGACTGAGAAAATTTTGCCCCTTCAATGTAGCTGAGGGTCTGATTACTAGCTTCATCAACTGCCGCCACCCCAAGAATTTCTGGATCATCTTCCGGGTTCCCTAGCAGGCTATGATTAATATTTGCAACATCTCCAAGTTGAGCAATAATTTCGCTAAATTTCATTTTTGTCACACCAATTTAAGATTTGAGATTGCTTCCCACAGCAAAGCTTCGGGTTGAGTCTTTCAAAGTTAAAGATAGATTTAGTCACTCAGCCTTAAGCCTGGGTAGGGTGAATATAGCTAAAATCTCCAAGCCATCGCCTGAACTAACTGCTTGAAACTCAAGACTCAGAGTCCCAAGCAGATAATCAGTTGATTGTACTGAGAAGTGAATAATTCGATAACTGATGACCGTTGAATAAATCTACCCATACCATTAAGAAATTATTAGCTAAAATCAAGGCAAAATAATTTTTTGCTTTTGCTGATTGAGAAAATCAGTTCAGGATAAAGGGGGATTCTAACCCTGGCTGTTTTGCCCTCAGTCTTGCCCTGGCTCTCAGTGTAAACATTGAATTTTACAGATTTGTGTTAGGGTATCTATGGAAGATTAAATTCGGTTTTGCAGTTTGTTTTTATCTATACCTACATTACAGACTTCTCCGGATCTAAATCTCTACAATGTCAATTCTGGAGATGTTCTATGTCAATATATGTCGGCAACCTGTCCTACGAGGTTGAGCAAGATGACCTCAAACGGGTATTCGCAGAATACGGAACCGTTAAAAGTGTACAGTTGCCCGTAGACCGTGAAACAGGTCGTGTGCGAGGATTTGCTTTTGTAGAAATGTCTTCCGAAGCTGAAGAAACTGCTGCAATTGAAGCTCTGGACTCTGCGGAGTGGATGGGACGTAACTTGAAGGTGAATAAGGCTAGACCAAAAACCGATGGTGGTTCCTTTGGTGGCGGTGGTAGACGGGGAAATAATGGTGGAGGATATTCCCGGCGCTACTAAAGTTACAAACAACATAATTCATAATTTTCAGTCTCTTGGGCAGACAAAGAGTCTGCCCTTTTTTCATCTTGACTGAATTGTTTCGATTTAATCAGTTGTCAAATGTCAAATTAATTTAACGGGGGAAAAAGAATGACCCAAATAGTAGTAGGCGAAAATGAAGGAATTGATTCAGCTTTACGTCGGTTTAAGCGGGAGGTTTCTAAAGCGGGGATTATGCCCGACATCAAGAAACATCGCCACTTTGAAACTCCTTTAGAAAAACATAAGCGTAAAGCTAAGGCAGTTGCCAACTCCAAGCGGTTTAAGAAGCGTTTTCGCCGCTAGGGTTTGAGTCATTCCTTCAGTAGTAAGTAAAATAATCTGCCATTGCCCCCTGTAACTCCAGCGCGATCACCTGCGAGTTTCCCCGTACCCATAAAGTAGTCAACCCTACCGGGTCCTTTGATAGCACTACCTGTATCTTGATCCAGAACAAAACGGTTGACCAGGCGATAGGAAAGTTTTCCTTTACCTGCGGGGTAAGGAAGGCGGGTATTAACTAATGCTAAAGCACCTGGTGGCATGAGAGATTTATCGGTGGCAATGGAACGTTCGGGAGTGACGGGTACGTTAATACTGCCAGTGGCGGGTCTATCTCGAGTTTCTTTGAAGAAGACAAATCTTTCCCACCGAGGCAGGTAATTATTCATTTCTACCGGATTTTTACGGAAGAAATTCAAAACTTTGGGCATGGTTAAACTATTACTAGCTAATTTGCCATCTTTAAGTAATTCCCTACCAATACTAGTCCAGGGGTATTCCGTAGCACCTGCATATCCAATAGCGGTTCTTTTACCATCGGGTAATTGAATCTGGGCAGAACCCTGGATATGTACCATATAAGCATCCAGGCGATCGCGGAACCACAGCAGTTCTAAACCATGTAAGGGGCTTTTTTCACCCAATAAAGCATCTTCACCCTCTAAATCAATGCGTTTGGGGTGGGGTTTAGCCCATTTTTCAAAGTCAGGGGGAAGACGGTAAAGGGGATATTTATATACGGAGGTGCGGCTACGACTAGCTGTATAAACAGGTTCGTAGTAGGCAGTATATTTAACAGTTCCTTTCCCATCGTTACCCACTGACTGATAGAAGGCAAACTCCCGTTTCACAGCTTTTTGTAGTTGAGCGGGTGATTTAGATTGGACAACTAATTGTCGGAATCTCGTTAAACTCCGACGTACCCGTTCTAGGGTAATTTCGGGAAGAGGATAATTTTGATAGATTCTGGCTGCCCTGTCGGTTTTTAGGTAACGTAAACTATTGTCTATTGATGTCAATAGCGCTCGGCGATCGCCTTTTTTGTTCTTACCACCCCAAAGTTGCTCATCCCAAGCCAAGCATGCGGAAGCAGGCGTACAATTTGTATCTATTTCGACGAGTTTGAGTGGTGGTATTTGGGGTTTCTCTGGTACCGGCTCTGGTAAAGTGGAAGGAAGAGGCATCGGTACAGAAATTGGTACCTGAGCAGACAAAATCGGGTGGAAAAGAGCAATTCCTAAACCAAAAGAGACTAAAGCCAGTATTTTTTTCATTGTTTACGTAAATCTTTCGACACTAGATGTATAAATAGGTTCCACCCGAATAGCGACAATTCGTGATGGACGAACAACCATGTATTCACCCTGAATATTTTTAATCGGCACATTAATAAAATCTGCGGAAGCAGACTTAGGTATAAGTTCACCACTGTACCACTTCTGAAACTCTTGAATTGTGGGGAAGCGTACCTCTTCCCTATGTCCACTTTCCATCATCAGGTATACTGCGTATTCATTCGGAGTTCTAGCCATAATATTTACTCATTCCAAACACATCCCACCCATTTTGAACTACGCAATACCAGAATGGGAAGGGTGAGAGTACAGAAGAGTCGGGAGTAATGTTTCCCGATTTCCTTCTATTAATGGATTTGGAACCATGTAGGATGACTGAAAATTTTCAGTCAACAGTTCCCGAAGTTTCTGGTAATTTTTCTATTGTCAGGTAAGATTTTAGTAATATAATTAAACACTTGTAAGAATTAGGTTTTTTGCTGTTTATGGGCGAAAAATCCAGTTTTTCGTGGGCAGTATCTCACCTTGAAGTGTCCTCAGGGTGGAGGCAGCATTACAATGGGTAATATCGTCATGAGGAAAGAGTAAGAATGACCCAAGTGGTTTTAGGTGAAAATGAAGGCATCGATTCAGCTCTGCGTCGCTTTAAACGTCAAGTGTCTAAAGCTGGCATTTTAGCTGACGTAAAGTATCATCGGCATTTTGAAACACCTTTGGAAAAGCGTAAACGCAAAGCGGTTGCAGCTAGACGCAAACGCCGTTTTAAATAAAACAATAAATGCTGAAATGGCTTAAAACTTGAGTTTAAGCCAACAAAATGCCTCTATTCTGATATAAATATACGATCAGCTATCAAACACCCCTCTATGGGGTGTGCTGATGATAGCAAACAGAGGCAGAAAGAATATTTGGGGTTTGCCATGACTTGGCAGGAGAATTTCCACATCTGATTACCGTCATTTTGGCACGTGCAAAAGTGCTTGATTTGGGGCTGGAAAGTTCCTACTCACTGCTACTGACGGTATAGCTATTGCAGCGATTCATCGCTTTTTCGATACCTTGCTTCAGGCTGACTTCCACGCATTCCACAACAAATTGAAGTACGTCAGACATTAACTGGTTCTCAACAGCAGAAAACTTCCCCAAAACGTGGGAAACTGTGTCTTTCTCTTCCCCTGTCACGGGGTTTTTCGGCTTACCAATCCCAATCCGCAAACGTGGGAAATTTTGACTACTTAAGTGAGCGATCGCACTCTTCATACCATTATGCCCCCCAGCAGAACCCGATAGGCGTAAACGAGTTTTCCCTAGGGGTAAATCCATTTCATCGTAGATAACTAGAATCGATTCTGGCGGTAGTTTGTACCAGTTTGCTACGGAGGCGATCGCCTGTCCAGAGCGATTCATATAAGTTAAGGGTTTGAGTAAACGAATTTTTTCCCCACCGGGGGCAATTCCTTCTCCATATTCTCCCTGAAACTTGCGATTTTCAGCTAGAGAAATTTGCCAATTCCGACATAAAGCATCGATTGCTGCAAAACCGATATTGTGGCGGGTTTGGTCGTATTTGGGTTCTGGATTCCCTAAACCGACTATTAACTGAATAGGAATCACTGATTTTTTGCTATTGTCTTCTGCCATCAATAAATCTGAAATGTAAAATGTCAAGACAATTATCATCAGTCGTGGCTAGAAACCGCTACTGATTCAAGACTGCTGATTAACCCCCATACACCCATCGATGTTGAAACTTTTCTCATCCTTGAGTCCCATGACTACAAAAAGAAGTAATCTCTAAGTCTTGATAGAAAAGCTTCTGAAAGTAAATATATTACACCCGTTACCATCGGACTTATTTGCCACCCAAGTCTATTCCCGATTACCTCATCAATTACACCTCTTCCTTTTGGGGTGCTTCCAACTGCTTGGGTTCTAATTCGGCTGTAGTCTTGACAGTTTCCTGGATTTGTGATGCTTCCTTTTGGAATTCCTTCTGAAACTCATTAGATGCATCCTGAAATCCCCGAACAGCTTTCCCCATACTACGACCAATTTCTGGTAGTTTCTTTGGTCCAAAAATTAATAGGGCAACAATAAAGATAATTGCCATCTCTGGCAAGCCAATACCAAATACGTTCATTGTCTTCGATACTCCTTAAGCGTCCCATTTGTAGTTTAAGGGGGGAAGGGGGAAAGGGGAAGGGGGAAACTCGATTTGCTTGGGGTTCTGTAAAAAAAACCCGGTTAGACCGGGTTCTCAGATAATTTACAAGCTGTAAAAGTTGGGTATTAATTATCTACCAAGACTCTGCCAAGTTGCATCTACACCTTGAATCAAAATTGATTTGTTGTAGAGTTGCAGAATAATTAGCAGGAATACAAAGAATAGCCCCATGAATACTGCCATCAAGCCTGTAGTTCCCCAACCGGGGGCTACTTTTCCATACTCAGAATTTAAGGGTCTGAGGATATCTCCTAGTCTTGTCCGTTGTGCCATGTTTCACCTTATGATGAGTTGCCAAAGCATTTTTTAATCTTCTGTAATATTCTATAAGAATAGCACTCATAATCCATCTCTAAATTATGGAACCCGCAACAGTTCTTAGCATCTCAGTTTGTGCAGTGGTGATCGCCATTACCGCAGCGTCTATTTATACTTCTTTTGGTCCCCCATCCAAGCAACTCAACGATCCCTTTGATGATCATGAGGATTAGTTGAAGCAAGACACAACGGCGATCGCTAGATTTTGGTGATTAGCTCAGGCTTTCCCTAGGGTGTAGAGAGTAGATAACTTCTGACTTGCCATGGGGAAATGTTCTGGATGGGGTTATCTGGGGTGACAGGATATTCCCGTAAATCTACGGCAGATGATATTTGTAAATCCAAGTCACTTTCTAGGTGAACCTCAGAGGCTTCTCCGTGGCATTCATAACAACGCATTACCCAAGTCTGGGAATTATCCTCTGACTGCTTCAATGCCATTAAAATCACATTGTGAGATGAGAGATTTAACAGTTGACCAGTGCTTGGCAAATTAGTATTATTTGAAGCTTGATTATCTAGTAAAATTACTGATAAAGGACGATTGAGTTCATAACCTTTTTTGACGGTTTCAGCAGATTTCCAGTCACCTAGATGGGGGTAGATACCATAGGTAAAATCATGGATACCTCGGTCAGCTTGGGGGTCGGGCCAGTTGGGACTACGTAACAGGGTCAAGCGTAGTTGGTTTGGTTGGGCATCGTAGCCATATTTACAATCATTTAAAAGACTCACACCATAAATATTGCCATCGTCAGTTTCTGTGGTTAAATCAGCCCAACGTAGAGCGGGAACTTCCCATTTAGCTTTTTCGGCTGGGGTTTGTGGTTGAGTCGGACGCTGAATGCTACCGCAGGGTATTTCATAGGTGGCAAAGTCGGCAGTGAAGTTGAAGGTGAAAGCGGTTTTGACTAGTACCTGGTTTTCTTGCCAATCAACTTGGGTGGATATTTGGAGGATGGGAGAAGCTAGGTCAATGATGTAGTCGGTACGGAACTCTGATTTGCCGAGTTGCTGAGTGACGCGCACACGTATTTGCACTGCTCCGGCTTCGAGGCACTGAATTGCCGTCAGGGTGGGTGATGGTAGGGGGTGTTGGTTATAGTTGGGGTTAATATTCCAAGCATCCCAGTATTGACCATTATCTTGAAAGAATTGTAATTGATTTCCAGGGTGGTCAGCATGGAGGATTTCTCGATAATTAATCCGGTCAAAAATGCTGATTAAATTGCCTGTGTGCTTGTCTATCTTTACCTGCAAAAAATCATTCTCTAAAGTCAATGTTTCGGGAGAAAATGTTAGTTGCTTTCGCAAACCCGTTTTGGTATGATTATAATCTGTATGGACGTGTTGATTGTCTACGGAATTGGGGACTAACCAGTAGAGACGATAACCGACGGAGGGGATATCTTCTGCCAGGAAAAGCAGGGTAGAATTTTCTCCTAACTGAGAAACAACGGGATTCCCTTGGGCATCGCAGATGGAGCAATTTTTGCTCTCTGTAGGTAAGGAAACGGTGACAACCTGCGATCGCTGCCAATTCAGGGAGTTGAAAACTAGTAGGGGGAAGCTTTCGGGAGTTGGAGAAGGGGGAAGGGTAACTTGGGAGGCGATCGCGCGCAAGGAATTTTCTAGGATTTCCTCACCAGTTTTTGCTACTGCTTGCCATTCTGGGAGAGCATCGCTATAGACTTCTGGAATGGAAGAACCGGGCAAAATATCATGAAACTGCTGAAATAGGACTGTTTTCCAGGCTGTTTCTAGGGATTCCTGGGGATAGGTGACACCACAACTAATGGTTGCCAGGGAAGCGAATAACTCTGCTTGGTATAAGAGATTCTCGCAATATCGATTCCAGCGCTTTTGGTCAGCGTGGGTAGTATAGCAACCGCGATGAAATTCTAGATAGAGTTCATCATTCCAAATCGGTAGGGGAGAATCCTTTTGAGATAACTCTGTGGCGAGGGAGTTAAGATATTTTTGGGCAGTGGTAAATTCTAAGGGGGGAAAAACGGCAGATTTTTGCCAGCGTCGAGCTGTTTCCAACATATCACGAGTTGGTCCACCGCCATGATCGCCGACACCAGGAAGCCACAAACTTTGACAAGTTCCAGTTTTTTCTGCCCACTCCACCCCATACTCTGCCATTTTTACTGGGTTAATCCCCTCACCAATAGGTGCAGACATGAAGCTAAAAACTTGACTCCCATCAGGCGATCGCCAGTAAAAAACTTCATGGGGAAACTTAGTGGTATCATTCCAGCGTAATTTCTGGGTGACAAAATAATCTATCCCCCCCTGTTGGAGAAACTGGGGTAAAGTCCAGCAGAAACCGAAGGTATCAGGAACCCAAACGATGGTACAGCTTTGACCAAACTTTTCCTGGATATAACGTTGACCATATAATAGTTGACGAGCAATCGACTCACCGTCAATTAAGTTTAAATCTGGTTCTACCCAGAAACCACCCACAATTTCCCATTTCCCCTGGGCGACAGCATCTTGAATTTTGCGGAATAAATCGGGACGATGTTTCTCTACCCAAGCATACAAAGCCGGAGTGGAATGGCAAAAAATTAATTCGGGAAACTCTTGCTGTAAATTCAATACCGATTCAAAGGTGTTCTCTGCTGCTTGCCAAGTTTCACAGACACGCCACAGCCAAGCCATATCTAAATGGGCATGACCTAAAAGGAATATGGAGTGAGGATAATTAGAGATGCGCGATCGCAGAGAATTTCGTAACTGGAAAAATTCGGCGACTTCTTGGTGGGGATGATGGCTAGAAATTTCATTTTCCCAAGTTTGCCCATATATTCGCAGAATATCCAACTCATCGGCAAGGAAACCTGGTTCTAAATTATCACCATCGTGTGACTGAAAATCTAAGCGCGATCGCACCAAAGCACCATCACAATGTCCTGGACTAACTAACCGCACAGCCAGAGTCAATTCTTCTCCAGGTTTCACACCAGAACTAATTAATATCCGAGGAGAGCAATCAAACAAATCACCCTCAGCGAGGAATTCCCCATTCAGAAAAATTTTCGCACTATCTGCCCACCAGACTAAAGCCAAATATAAATCCCAATTTCCCAGAGGATAACCATGAACATCGGCAGGAATTATCAACTTTTGCACCAACCATAACACCCGTCGCCCCCCCGACCAGGTAATATATCCTTTGGAATTAATTTCTCCAACTTGCCACTCCCCCAAATTACTATCCATCACCTCCGTCAAACTTAAATCTCCCTCCTGACAGTACCAATGAGACTGGATATCTAACTGGGAGTAAGAACGTAGGCGAGAAATGACATCAGTCATTGTTTGGCAAGAGGTAGAATCGGGAGAAGTCATATTTTCCGGTATGATATGGACACGGATTCGTAAATCACAGTTGGTCGTTATTATTGTTAGGCGGGAGTCTCACAAATTAAATTACTCTCAATAAAACTTTACTATCATGTCTTCTGGTGACTCTGGACGCTATCAAAGTAGACTATTTAACTTCTTTTATCACCAATCCCGTCGCCTCGGTGATGGTGCTAAACGCACCCTGCGACAACTTCAACTGGCAACTTCTTGGTCAATTGAGGCATTGGTATACCCCATATATATAATGATGCAAAATGTTGTTGAATCTGCTGATAAGCAATTATCTTCAGGTACATCAGCAGAAAATAAAGCGCTACCAGCAACAGATGAGCCGATTCAGCAAGTCTTACAGGAGATAGAAAATTTATCAATTCACCCCTCAGAGGGTTTAGTTGTTAGCAATTCTACATCTTCATCCCTGAATTTCCAAGGAATAGCGGCGGAAATTGACTCCCATCAATTAGTGTTGATAAATTCCGAAAACGAAATCGTTGATATTCTCAGCCAGGAGCAGCAACAACAGCTAGAAAATAAAATCATTAGTGAGATTGGTAAATATTGGCGACAGCTGCAACCAGCGAAAGCAGAGAGTAAGCTCTTACCGGAAATCGACAAATTACTCACAAAAATCCTATACGGGAAACAAGAAGAAAATTCGCAACCAGACGCAACCGCATTGGTATTTGTAGATAACGCGGTGCGCAAAGTGTCCAATCTCCAGATAATTTCCAAGCTCGAATCCCATGCTATCATCCCCATAACCCGTACCAGTCAAGAAATTGTCAAAATTGCCCAAGATAAACTCCATCTCTTCCTTTACGGGGAACAATCAGAAGTCAATCATAATCCCTCAAAAATTTCTGGATTGATTTTAGCAGCTATTAATTTCTTCTTTGGAGAAAAAACAACTTCCCAACTACCCCAGAATAGTCATATCCCTTCCCCAAGCAAGAGAATTTCTCCCCGCTCTCCCCAAATCAAAGAAACAGCTATCGATCCTTGGTTAACCTTCGACGATTTATTTGGAGAGGCAGCAGCAGTTTATCAAACAATTGACGAATCACAAACAGATAGACAATTAGTAGGAAACCAGTCTCAATCCTTACAACTAGAGTCTACCAGTGATATTGTAGTTGCCCAGTCAACAACTATTACCCAAGATAATTCTCCCACTCCATCAGATATCAAAGCTCAACCAGATTGGATAGAAACCCAAGCGAAAACAGTCAGTTATGAAAAACATCCCCTCGAACGTCTTCTAGAGTGGGTTGACAGTTTCATGGTGGTACTAGAAGAAATATCCGTGCAGTTGTGGCAGATTTTGAAAAGACTGTTGACGCGAATTATTCGCTAACCCACGTCAATACAGTCAATTATACGATATAAGGCGAGGCGATCGCCGCGACACGACCAGCATCAACTAATGCTTGATATACCATAGCCGCTACCTCTGCGCGTGTCGCATCACGGGTAGGGTTAAGTTGTAATAAATTAGGATAATTAACTATCAATCTTTTCTGAGAAGCAATAATTACCTCATCCTTGGCATACTCCGGGATTTTTGCCTGGTCTGAAAATACCTTTGCCGTTCC
The Calothrix sp. 336/3 DNA segment above includes these coding regions:
- a CDS encoding alpha-mannosidase, whose amino-acid sequence is MTSPDSTSCQTMTDVISRLRSYSQLDIQSHWYCQEGDLSLTEVMDSNLGEWQVGEINSKGYITWSGGRRVLWLVQKLIIPADVHGYPLGNWDLYLALVWWADSAKIFLNGEFLAEGDLFDCSPRILISSGVKPGEELTLAVRLVSPGHCDGALVRSRLDFQSHDGDNLEPGFLADELDILRIYGQTWENEISSHHPHQEVAEFFQLRNSLRSRISNYPHSIFLLGHAHLDMAWLWRVCETWQAAENTFESVLNLQQEFPELIFCHSTPALYAWVEKHRPDLFRKIQDAVAQGKWEIVGGFWVEPDLNLIDGESIARQLLYGQRYIQEKFGQSCTIVWVPDTFGFCWTLPQFLQQGGIDYFVTQKLRWNDTTKFPHEVFYWRSPDGSQVFSFMSAPIGEGINPVKMAEYGVEWAEKTGTCQSLWLPGVGDHGGGPTRDMLETARRWQKSAVFPPLEFTTAQKYLNSLATELSQKDSPLPIWNDELYLEFHRGCYTTHADQKRWNRYCENLLYQAELFASLATISCGVTYPQESLETAWKTVLFQQFHDILPGSSIPEVYSDALPEWQAVAKTGEEILENSLRAIASQVTLPPSPTPESFPLLVFNSLNWQRSQVVTVSLPTESKNCSICDAQGNPVVSQLGENSTLLFLAEDIPSVGYRLYWLVPNSVDNQHVHTDYNHTKTGLRKQLTFSPETLTLENDFLQVKIDKHTGNLISIFDRINYREILHADHPGNQLQFFQDNGQYWDAWNINPNYNQHPLPSPTLTAIQCLEAGAVQIRVRVTQQLGKSEFRTDYIIDLASPILQISTQVDWQENQVLVKTAFTFNFTADFATYEIPCGSIQRPTQPQTPAEKAKWEVPALRWADLTTETDDGNIYGVSLLNDCKYGYDAQPNQLRLTLLRSPNWPDPQADRGIHDFTYGIYPHLGDWKSAETVKKGYELNRPLSVILLDNQASNNTNLPSTGQLLNLSSHNVILMALKQSEDNSQTWVMRCYECHGEASEVHLESDLDLQISSAVDLREYPVTPDNPIQNISPWQVRSYLLSTP